The Tautonia rosea genome includes a region encoding these proteins:
- a CDS encoding SPFH domain-containing protein produces MRRTSVVTVLLVFVLAVIVVTARSIVVADETQYVLVTSFGRPVALYGDDPGEAGLHAKWPWQGVWSIDRRLTSFDASTREVITGDKKNLEVAGFVAWRVADPIVFLRAAGSKETAEARLEERLTSALSDAIGRRALETIASTDPTVWALDAMTEEVQSAVAEPARSELGVEVVDVRLRRFNHPLEVRPAVFDLIRSERRQVAAQVRADGETRARTITSQAERQREAILTEAEAEADRIRSSGEAEATRILNEAHATDPSFAEFLRTLETYRSLLDGRATVVLSADSPLLRLLNQGPGSNVLQAPSTASTPTPLAGPTPSPAPASANPVASNDPEPPGEREE; encoded by the coding sequence ATGCGTCGAACCTCGGTTGTCACCGTCCTTCTGGTGTTTGTGCTTGCCGTGATTGTGGTCACGGCGAGGTCGATCGTTGTGGCGGATGAAACCCAGTACGTGCTCGTGACCAGCTTTGGCCGTCCGGTTGCACTTTACGGTGACGATCCGGGAGAGGCGGGCCTGCACGCTAAATGGCCGTGGCAAGGGGTCTGGTCGATCGACCGCCGCTTGACGTCGTTCGATGCGAGCACTCGGGAAGTGATCACCGGGGACAAGAAAAACCTGGAAGTCGCCGGATTCGTCGCCTGGCGGGTGGCTGATCCGATTGTCTTTCTCCGCGCTGCTGGTTCGAAAGAGACGGCCGAGGCAAGGCTGGAGGAACGTCTCACCTCAGCCCTCAGCGACGCGATCGGCCGGAGAGCCCTGGAGACGATCGCCTCGACCGATCCGACCGTCTGGGCGCTCGATGCCATGACCGAGGAGGTGCAATCGGCCGTGGCCGAACCGGCGCGGTCGGAGCTGGGGGTCGAGGTGGTCGACGTCAGGCTTCGGCGCTTTAATCATCCGCTGGAGGTCCGACCGGCAGTGTTCGACCTGATCCGGAGTGAACGGCGCCAGGTCGCTGCCCAGGTTCGGGCCGACGGAGAAACACGGGCTCGAACGATTACCAGTCAGGCCGAACGACAGCGCGAGGCGATTCTCACCGAGGCCGAGGCCGAGGCCGACCGCATTCGAAGCTCGGGAGAGGCCGAAGCGACCCGGATCCTCAACGAAGCCCACGCAACCGACCCGAGCTTTGCCGAGTTCCTGAGAACGCTGGAAACGTACCGATCTCTGCTTGACGGCCGGGCGACGGTTGTCCTGTCGGCGGACAGTCCCTTGCTTAGGCTCCTGAACCAGGGGCCAGGATCGAACGTTTTGCAAGCTCCGTCAACGGCTTCGACTCCGACTCCGCTTGCGGGGCCGACACCGTCGCCTGCCCCGGCCTCGGCAAATCCGGTCGCTTCGAACGATCCGGAACCGCCCGGGGAGCGTGAGGAATGA